In one window of Planctomycetota bacterium DNA:
- a CDS encoding sigma-54-dependent Fis family transcriptional regulator, with the protein MKTNMPELLAVDDDPMVLRSLGAALEGDYKLHTASNAAECLAVLNSERILLVILDLGLPDMNGLELLKKVKEANPDMEVIVLTGNSSLESGIEAMKLGACDYLVKPFDVEKLGLVVKNAVEKSGLRHEVRYHRSISVEKERKLIGQSRSMLELANLIKKVAENNATVLITGESGTGKEIVAREIWRQSERKDRPFVPVNCGAIPAELMESELFGHEKGAFTSASYHRTGKFELANHGTIFLDEISAMPLTLQVKLLRVLQERTVERVGGMKQIPIDVRVIAATNLDLGEMVKSGKFREDLFYRLNIILLSVPPLRERRHDIPLLAKYFLNIYNHELHRRVKEIPMEVLNFFHTYDWRGNVRELENVIQRLLVVAKNNTISVSDLPVEITKQGDSKYYILEDGVSYDEAMTRFEKNYIRNALSKANNNRNVAADALGVHRNTLTNRMKALGITIPEDEKPPIPDESAPAQEDASPA; encoded by the coding sequence ATGAAAACAAATATGCCTGAACTTCTGGCTGTCGATGACGACCCGATGGTGCTCAGGAGCCTGGGCGCCGCGCTGGAAGGCGACTACAAACTCCACACCGCCTCCAACGCCGCCGAATGCCTGGCCGTCCTGAATAGCGAAAGAATCCTCCTGGTTATCCTGGACCTGGGCCTGCCGGATATGAACGGACTGGAACTCCTCAAGAAGGTAAAAGAGGCGAATCCGGACATGGAAGTCATCGTCCTGACCGGCAACAGCTCGCTGGAAAGCGGCATCGAGGCCATGAAACTGGGCGCCTGTGACTACCTGGTCAAGCCCTTTGACGTGGAAAAGCTCGGACTGGTCGTGAAAAATGCCGTCGAAAAATCAGGGCTCAGGCACGAGGTCCGCTATCACCGTTCCATCAGCGTTGAAAAGGAGCGCAAACTCATCGGCCAGAGCCGGTCAATGCTGGAACTGGCCAACCTGATAAAGAAGGTGGCCGAGAACAACGCCACCGTGCTGATTACCGGCGAAAGCGGCACCGGCAAGGAAATTGTGGCCCGGGAAATCTGGCGCCAGAGCGAGCGCAAAGACCGCCCCTTTGTCCCGGTCAACTGCGGCGCCATTCCGGCCGAACTCATGGAAAGCGAGCTGTTCGGCCACGAAAAGGGCGCTTTTACCAGCGCCTCTTACCATCGTACCGGAAAATTCGAACTGGCCAACCACGGCACCATCTTCCTGGACGAAATCAGCGCCATGCCGCTCACCCTCCAGGTCAAGCTCCTGCGCGTCCTCCAGGAACGAACCGTCGAACGGGTCGGCGGAATGAAACAAATCCCCATCGACGTCCGGGTCATCGCCGCCACCAACCTGGACCTGGGTGAGATGGTCAAGAGCGGCAAATTCCGGGAAGACCTGTTTTACCGGCTGAATATCATTCTGCTCTCCGTGCCGCCCCTCAGGGAGCGCCGGCACGACATCCCGCTCCTGGCCAAGTATTTCCTGAATATCTATAACCACGAACTCCACCGCCGGGTAAAAGAAATCCCCATGGAGGTGCTCAACTTCTTCCATACCTATGACTGGCGGGGTAATGTCCGGGAACTGGAAAACGTCATCCAACGCCTCCTGGTAGTTGCCAAGAATAATACCATCTCGGTAAGCGACCTGCCGGTGGAAATCACCAAGCAGGGCGATTCCAAATATTATATTCTCGAAGACGGCGTTTCCTACGATGAGGCCATGACCCGCTTTGAAAAAAACTACATCAGAAATGCCCTGTCCAAGGCAAACAATAACCGCAACGTGGCCGCCGACGCGCTGGGCGTGCACCGAAATACCCTCACCAACCGCATGAAGGCCCTGGGCATTACCATTCCGGAGGACGAAAAACCACCGATTCCGGATGAGTCGGCGCCGGCTCAGGAAGACGCATCACCCGCCTGA
- a CDS encoding sensor histidine kinase has protein sequence MNFIEKLTPRRLWQQIGLAFGLLMLISLMALGGLLITASRAAVRDSVLRDYQEICRNTAQQLNDFIDKPQALLVNTAGILGATGIRDSETQKLLLYRMVTDYPHLFERVAIVSADGKEIISSDIKSQGTTPLPPFAKGEWLVNSPLIKGDRGLLNSSSISQVYFSAEHLPYVTITAPINTPQGLSGMLMAEVKLNSIWGIIGKIKLGQGQILIVDEQGYVLVHKEERKVYQSENLKGTPVVQAVLGGQNGSREDLTSGWLSAYAPISAFGWGLIIRQPVKDAYAFSNRMQAKAVLIIGLAILTAIVVGLMIANKVTRPVKTLIDATDQVGAGNLDQVIKSARTDEMGGLLNAFDNMITRLRQAKRLEKLSAIGTATSKIAHEIRNPLVGVKTFVQLLPKRYQDPKFIAQFNDTVPHEMVRLEKMMGALSDFSAIRRLNVNRINLAGLINETLTLFREQMFRDNIKSDIDIKSDQLFLNADPDKLKQVLINLIQNALQAMAPGGALRISAGLNGSGMIIKVGDTGTGMDAAQLATLFEPFQTSKKAGLGLGLTICKEIIEQHQGAISVTSQKNQGTEFTIKLPTEPQTDIMI, from the coding sequence ATGAATTTTATTGAGAAGTTGACCCCGCGCCGGCTCTGGCAACAGATTGGCCTGGCCTTTGGACTGTTGATGCTGATTTCACTGATGGCGCTGGGCGGGCTGTTAATCACGGCCAGCCGGGCGGCGGTCCGGGATTCGGTCTTGAGAGACTACCAGGAAATCTGCCGCAATACGGCCCAACAACTCAACGACTTCATAGATAAGCCTCAGGCGCTGCTGGTTAATACCGCCGGCATCCTGGGCGCCACAGGAATAAGAGATTCCGAGACCCAGAAATTGCTGTTATACCGGATGGTCACGGATTACCCGCATCTCTTTGAGCGGGTGGCTATTGTGTCCGCGGATGGGAAGGAAATAATTTCTTCGGATATAAAATCCCAGGGAACAACCCCCCTGCCCCCCTTTGCTAAGGGGGAGTGGTTAGTAAATTCCCCCTTAATAAAGGGGGATAGGGGGTTGTTAAATTCCTCATCCATCTCCCAGGTCTATTTCTCTGCCGAACATTTGCCTTATGTCACCATCACCGCGCCGATAAATACGCCCCAAGGTCTATCCGGCATGCTGATGGCCGAGGTCAAATTAAACAGCATCTGGGGAATCATCGGGAAGATAAAACTGGGCCAGGGCCAGATTCTGATTGTGGACGAACAGGGCTATGTCCTGGTCCACAAGGAGGAGCGTAAGGTCTATCAGTCCGAGAACCTCAAAGGGACGCCGGTGGTTCAGGCCGTGCTGGGCGGGCAGAATGGCAGCCGCGAGGACTTGACCAGCGGCTGGCTGAGCGCCTATGCGCCCATCAGCGCCTTTGGCTGGGGCCTGATTATCCGCCAGCCGGTCAAGGACGCCTATGCCTTCTCCAACCGGATGCAGGCCAAGGCGGTTCTTATTATCGGGCTGGCTATCCTGACGGCCATTGTGGTCGGGCTGATGATTGCCAATAAAGTCACCCGGCCCGTAAAGACCCTGATTGACGCCACCGACCAGGTCGGCGCCGGCAACCTGGACCAAGTCATCAAATCAGCCCGGACCGACGAAATGGGCGGGCTGCTCAATGCCTTCGATAACATGATTACCCGGCTGCGCCAGGCCAAGCGGCTGGAAAAACTCTCGGCCATCGGCACGGCCACCTCCAAGATTGCCCACGAAATCAGGAACCCCTTAGTCGGCGTCAAGACCTTTGTCCAGCTTCTGCCCAAGCGCTACCAGGACCCCAAGTTCATCGCCCAGTTCAACGACACCGTGCCGCATGAAATGGTCCGGCTGGAAAAGATGATGGGCGCCTTAAGCGACTTCTCGGCCATCCGGCGGCTGAATGTCAACCGGATTAACCTGGCCGGGCTGATTAACGAGACGCTAACCCTGTTCCGGGAGCAGATGTTCAGGGACAACATCAAGTCCGATATCGACATCAAATCCGACCAGCTCTTCTTAAATGCCGATCCGGATAAGCTCAAGCAGGTATTAATCAACCTGATTCAGAACGCCCTGCAGGCCATGGCCCCGGGCGGCGCATTGCGCATCTCGGCCGGACTGAATGGTAGCGGGATGATAATCAAGGTCGGCGACACCGGCACCGGCATGGATGCGGCCCAGTTGGCCACGCTCTTTGAGCCGTTCCAGACCTCCAAAAAGGCCGGCCTGGGACTGGGCCTGACCATCTGCAAGGAAATCATCGAACAGCACCAGGGCGCCATATCGGTTACCAGCCAAAAGAATCAGGGCACGGAATTCACTATTAAATTGCCGACTGAACCGCAAACTGATATAATGATTTGA
- a CDS encoding SPASM domain-containing protein yields MKLSKYTVFYGNNGDSLVYNTRTQGVLRIHPHTNGIGVGVNKEVRDFIGKIISNGVSLSPEEQQCLNTLKDSGIIVDKETDEDKVLESWFDEIKFRPRPLHATILTTFKCNFACTYCFEEGVKEQQTMDDQTADQVIAYLKHKAEEKQSPKIRLMFYGGEPLMNPAAIIKIASALQQWTAEKGIKFSFGMITNGSLVRKDIIERLTPLGLTSIRITLDGDKEVHDRRRPYLDGRGSFETIMANIMSITGMEVHPHTNSIGVGVKVELGANFDRANIAGLHRLLDYLEQKGLNKRIARVLFAPVVSRLGPSPILSPEGRGKGEGGADRVRGITVEPVGCHKLSGELAEEGIKLEKELIQRGYRTPSSVKVNACPMTMDDSMLVIDPAGDIYKCEAFVGREQFCIGNVRERRFNHRYAEFLALKPWKECGDCAYVPMCGGGCRYIAQLKHSDYTKPACDKEYYEKIFPQLLKMDYERGAL; encoded by the coding sequence ATGAAATTATCTAAATACACCGTTTTCTATGGGAATAATGGCGATTCGCTGGTCTACAATACCCGGACCCAGGGCGTGCTCAGGATTCACCCCCACACCAATGGAATTGGTGTGGGGGTAAATAAAGAGGTCAGGGATTTTATCGGGAAGATTATCAGCAACGGCGTTTCTTTGTCGCCGGAAGAGCAACAGTGCCTCAACACACTCAAGGACTCCGGCATTATCGTTGATAAAGAAACAGACGAGGACAAGGTCTTAGAGAGTTGGTTTGATGAAATAAAGTTCCGGCCGCGGCCTTTGCACGCCACGATTTTAACTACCTTCAAATGCAACTTTGCCTGCACCTATTGCTTTGAGGAGGGGGTTAAAGAGCAACAGACCATGGACGACCAGACCGCGGACCAGGTCATCGCCTATCTTAAGCATAAGGCCGAGGAGAAGCAGTCGCCCAAAATCCGGCTGATGTTCTACGGCGGCGAGCCGCTGATGAATCCGGCCGCCATAATCAAGATTGCCTCGGCGCTCCAGCAATGGACTGCGGAAAAGGGCATCAAATTCTCCTTCGGGATGATAACCAACGGCTCGCTGGTCAGGAAGGATATTATTGAGCGACTCACGCCGCTCGGACTGACCAGCATCCGCATAACATTAGACGGCGACAAAGAGGTACACGACCGGAGACGCCCGTATTTAGACGGCCGCGGCTCGTTTGAGACGATAATGGCTAATATTATGTCTATTACAGGTATGGAAGTTCACCCCCACACCAATTCCATTGGTGTGGGGGTAAAGGTCGAACTGGGCGCCAATTTTGACCGGGCCAACATCGCCGGACTGCACCGATTGCTTGACTACTTAGAGCAAAAGGGCTTAAATAAGCGCATTGCCAGAGTGCTCTTTGCGCCGGTGGTCTCGCGCCTGGGCCCCTCACCTATCCTCTCCCCAGAGGGGAGAGGGAAGGGTGAGGGGGGAGCGGACAGGGTGAGAGGGATAACCGTTGAGCCGGTGGGTTGCCACAAACTTTCCGGCGAACTGGCCGAGGAGGGCATCAAATTAGAAAAGGAATTGATTCAGCGCGGATACCGGACGCCGTCATCGGTCAAGGTCAATGCCTGCCCGATGACCATGGATGATTCTATGCTGGTGATTGACCCCGCGGGCGACATCTATAAATGCGAGGCCTTCGTGGGCCGGGAGCAGTTCTGCATCGGCAATGTCCGGGAGAGGCGGTTCAATCACCGCTATGCGGAGTTCCTGGCCTTGAAGCCGTGGAAGGAGTGTGGGGATTGCGCCTATGTGCCGATGTGCGGCGGCGGGTGCCGCTATATCGCCCAGCTCAAGCACTCGGACTATACCAAACCGGCCTGCGATAAGGAATACTACGAAAAGATATTTCCCCAGCTGCTTAAGATGGATTATGAAAGAGGGGCGTTGTAA
- a CDS encoding ABC transporter substrate-binding protein, whose protein sequence is MNRKYSRPIISQLARYLLICFLPLILIGCGKTETGGERTLRIGGLGGPPGPINQIISNSTISVNLADLVFSALVRINERMMPEPDLAERWSVSDDGLTYTFYLRKGVRFHDNVELTAQDCAFTYNAVLNPANNSPWRENYTMIKTVKAQDRYTFTVTLNETQASFINLMNFPIHPTPKASGAGVNPVGTGPFRFVERTKDDTISIILEANPDYYECGMQNAECGVNRIEARGYDTFPEYFSAFMKGEIDMIQFLNTEQYQTIARDPAFRVYNFPSIYTYMIDYNPEHPLFKDKQVRRALAHAINIPEIINKVEGFSLSPEGRGQG, encoded by the coding sequence ATGAACCGAAAATATTCTCGCCCAATTATCAGCCAACTGGCACGCTACTTGCTTATATGTTTCTTGCCGCTTATCCTAATCGGATGCGGCAAGACAGAAACCGGAGGTGAGAGAACCTTACGAATCGGCGGACTGGGCGGCCCACCCGGACCCATCAACCAGATTATCAGCAACAGCACGATTTCGGTCAATCTGGCTGACCTGGTCTTTAGCGCCCTGGTCCGCATCAACGAACGGATGATGCCGGAGCCGGACTTAGCCGAGCGCTGGTCGGTCTCTGACGATGGTTTGACCTATACATTCTATCTGAGAAAAGGGGTCAGGTTCCACGACAATGTGGAACTCACGGCCCAGGACTGCGCGTTTACCTATAATGCAGTCCTAAACCCGGCTAACAACTCCCCCTGGCGGGAGAATTATACTATGATAAAAACAGTCAAGGCCCAAGACAGATATACCTTCACCGTAACCCTGAACGAAACCCAGGCATCGTTTATAAATCTTATGAACTTCCCGATACATCCCACCCCGAAAGCATCCGGGGCGGGGGTAAACCCCGTCGGCACCGGGCCTTTTCGGTTTGTCGAGCGGACCAAGGATGACACTATCAGCATCATTTTAGAAGCCAACCCGGACTATTACGAATGCGGAATGCAGAATGCGGAATGCGGAGTAAATAGAATAGAGGCACGCGGCTACGACACCTTCCCTGAATACTTCTCCGCCTTTATGAAGGGCGAGATTGATATGATTCAGTTCCTCAACACCGAGCAGTATCAGACCATCGCCAGAGACCCGGCATTCCGGGTCTACAACTTCCCGTCCATCTATACCTATATGATTGACTACAACCCGGAGCATCCGCTCTTTAAGGATAAGCAGGTGCGCCGGGCTTTGGCGCACGCCATCAACATCCCGGAGATTATCAATAAGGTGGAAGGGTTTTCCCTCTCCCCAGAGGGGAGAGGGCAGGGTTAG
- a CDS encoding TonB-dependent receptor has protein sequence MLLARYYIIALVVVWSSISLSYPETPMASTELSRASTRTDEIVVTARRTGDSSLHLPMNITVLSSKELANLPAHNLAEALNFVNGIDIQLRGPVGQPSSLSIQGSSAGHVRVMVDGVLMNSQGMAFADPSQIPIENVERIEIIKGSGSSVWGSSLGGVVNIITKQPSTVKPFQAVFSLAAAGGAYNFQRENLELSGKSDKFSYLVWMSGLDSNSEFRANSAIASQKFSSKVNYALSDDAYLEAALHYTGSDMGGFEFPTMGYSEDLTYFARYGSLKFFIVPDKAWEFSATVKASNQDSKVEDFAIPGSALLARVASQNIFTGLDLQSTIKMNDSQTLSSGADLGWDSLESDLMPGKERFSRQGYYANYLQTGIAGDKLSVNLGARYDDNQAYGSQFSPSAGVVYQMPLDSYLRVLYSKAFNAPPLIYKYINVISPNPDLKAERAPAVYETSLDTKPAKDLFLKFAYYRAEVNDLVVYDFPSNMMKNISAVRRQGVEAEAKYNVAEGLQAQMGSALNRVQDRQTDGIVQGGGVAKLTYNLGFNYQYQKNLNLTLNGNYRFWNEPASSNPNDRRFIYDMLVNYNIPAGSDNRTMPSSIFLGVYNIFDRDYWYHELLPMPGRTVEFGVKYEF, from the coding sequence ATGCTTCTTGCGAGATATTATATAATTGCTTTAGTTGTCGTCTGGTCATCGATTTCCCTGTCATATCCGGAAACGCCCATGGCTTCGACTGAGCTCAGCCGAGCGTCCACCCGGACCGATGAGATAGTAGTCACCGCCCGCCGGACCGGCGACAGTTCCCTGCACCTGCCGATGAATATCACCGTCCTGTCGTCAAAGGAATTAGCCAACCTGCCGGCGCATAATTTAGCCGAGGCCCTTAATTTCGTGAACGGCATTGACATCCAGTTAAGAGGCCCGGTCGGCCAGCCGTCTTCCTTGAGCATCCAGGGCTCTTCGGCCGGCCACGTCCGGGTGATGGTGGACGGCGTCCTGATGAATTCCCAGGGCATGGCCTTTGCCGACCCGTCCCAGATTCCCATTGAGAACGTGGAGCGCATAGAAATAATCAAGGGCTCTGGCTCCTCGGTCTGGGGTTCGTCCTTAGGCGGCGTGGTCAATATCATCACCAAACAGCCCTCTACAGTCAAACCATTCCAGGCCGTTTTTTCGCTGGCCGCGGCCGGCGGCGCCTACAATTTCCAGCGGGAAAATTTGGAGCTGTCAGGTAAGTCAGATAAGTTTTCCTATCTGGTCTGGATGAGCGGCCTGGACAGCAATAGCGAGTTCCGGGCCAATAGCGCCATCGCCAGCCAGAAATTCTCATCCAAAGTTAATTACGCGCTCTCAGACGACGCCTATCTGGAGGCCGCTCTGCATTATACCGGCTCGGATATGGGCGGTTTTGAATTTCCGACCATGGGCTACAGCGAGGACTTGACCTATTTCGCCAGATACGGCTCGCTTAAATTCTTTATTGTCCCGGACAAAGCATGGGAATTCAGCGCCACGGTCAAGGCCTCCAACCAGGACAGCAAGGTCGAGGACTTTGCCATTCCGGGTTCGGCGCTGCTGGCCAGGGTAGCCAGCCAGAATATCTTTACCGGCTTGGACCTGCAGTCCACGATAAAGATGAACGACAGCCAGACCCTTTCTTCAGGCGCTGACCTGGGTTGGGATTCGCTGGAATCAGACCTGATGCCCGGCAAGGAAAGATTCAGCCGCCAGGGTTATTATGCCAATTATCTGCAGACCGGCATAGCCGGAGATAAATTATCAGTCAATCTCGGCGCGCGCTATGACGACAACCAGGCCTACGGCTCCCAATTCAGCCCTTCGGCCGGCGTGGTTTATCAGATGCCGCTTGACTCATACCTGCGCGTTTTGTATTCCAAGGCGTTCAACGCACCGCCTCTGATTTACAAATACATCAATGTCATCTCGCCCAATCCGGACTTGAAGGCCGAGCGGGCCCCGGCCGTCTATGAAACCTCGTTGGATACCAAACCCGCAAAAGACCTGTTCCTTAAATTCGCCTATTACCGGGCCGAGGTCAATGACCTGGTGGTCTATGATTTCCCATCCAATATGATGAAGAATATTTCGGCCGTGCGCCGGCAGGGTGTGGAGGCAGAAGCAAAATATAATGTTGCAGAAGGGCTTCAGGCCCAGATGGGCTCTGCCCTGAACCGGGTCCAGGACCGCCAGACCGACGGAATTGTCCAGGGCGGTGGTGTGGCCAAACTTACCTATAACCTCGGCTTCAACTATCAATACCAGAAGAACCTTAATCTGACCCTCAATGGCAATTACAGATTCTGGAACGAGCCGGCCTCAAGCAACCCCAATGACCGCAGGTTCATCTATGATATGCTGGTTAATTACAATATCCCGGCCGGCTCCGATAATAGGACAATGCCTTCATCTATATTCCTCGGCGTTTATAACATCTTTGACCGCGACTACTGGTATCACGAACTCCTGCCTATGCCCGGCCGGACCGTCGAATTCGGGGTAAAATACGAATTCTAA
- a CDS encoding response regulator → MSTAEKVMVVDDEMVMRDLLYTVLTRQNYKVITAPNGREALDMMAKESPDLVILDLMMPGMNGLETFVQMRRIDPKIETILLTGTNIDDLETQARKLGISEILRKGVGVELFLKSVNYVLDKRKSKQSGPEVKSKGDILVVDDDSEIRFMLEKFFTRQGYQVSTASSGEEALDRLSKYSAVTAKKSESKSLPLIVLLDIKLGGMDGLMALKKIKELDKKISVLMISGINDESITREAMRLGAYDYIMKPFNMEYLDMVVMTKILLAE, encoded by the coding sequence ATGAGCACCGCAGAAAAAGTCATGGTTGTGGATGATGAAATGGTCATGCGCGATTTACTCTACACGGTTTTGACCCGGCAAAATTACAAAGTCATTACCGCGCCTAATGGCCGGGAGGCCCTGGATATGATGGCCAAGGAAAGTCCGGACCTGGTTATCCTGGACCTGATGATGCCGGGCATGAACGGGCTGGAAACCTTTGTCCAGATGCGCCGGATTGACCCCAAAATCGAAACCATTCTCCTGACCGGCACCAATATAGACGATTTGGAAACCCAGGCCCGCAAGCTGGGTATTTCCGAAATCCTGAGAAAAGGCGTGGGCGTGGAACTATTCCTCAAATCCGTCAATTACGTGCTGGACAAGCGCAAAAGCAAGCAGTCCGGCCCGGAAGTCAAATCCAAAGGCGATATCCTGGTGGTGGACGACGACTCGGAAATCAGGTTCATGCTGGAAAAGTTCTTCACCCGCCAGGGCTATCAGGTGAGCACGGCCAGCAGCGGCGAAGAAGCCCTGGACCGGTTAAGCAAATACTCGGCCGTCACTGCGAAAAAATCCGAAAGCAAAAGTCTGCCTTTGATTGTCCTGCTGGACATTAAACTGGGCGGTATGGATGGATTAATGGCCCTGAAGAAAATAAAAGAACTGGACAAGAAAATCAGCGTATTGATGATCAGCGGCATCAATGATGAAAGCATCACCCGTGAGGCCATGCGTTTGGGCGCCTACGACTATATCATGAAGCCGTTTAATATGGAATACCTGGATATGGTGGTCATGACCAAGATACTTCTGGCTGAATAA
- a CDS encoding insulinase family protein produces MHKVFNKHLNEKYFFTRIGALPVFIIPKSGINEKVAALAVNYGSIDNSWCRSNETGSITVPEGIAHFLEHQQFKKESGDVSMEFARFGASYNAGTGNTSTTYYFQSADNFLDNLNILLKVVMTSYFNPENVAKEKSIIEQELRMYNDMPGFKVYDNLMSNLYKYHPVRISIGGTVASVRTITPELLAKCYQTFYQPANMVLVICGDFTESRRGDPEADIDKIIQALNQSPYLQGRADETGIIRNMPDEPAEINSHSKEEKMSTSTSSLLIGYKETRTGLEGIPLLKQNILSDMLLDLIFSKSSKLYSKLYEAKMIDDRFGCGYSSHQTYGFTIISAETDRPEVLYQRIMSELDKLARNKICSRRELEEQKRKMIGKFTWVFNSPMAVASLFAGYYFSRIFKNPEPGQEVYEMSGLIKKITTSDIQKRLKEHLNPKHHAISVVKPLGRGAGA; encoded by the coding sequence ATGCATAAGGTCTTTAATAAACACCTGAACGAGAAGTATTTCTTTACCCGGATCGGCGCGCTGCCGGTCTTTATCATTCCCAAGAGTGGTATTAACGAAAAGGTCGCGGCGCTGGCCGTTAACTACGGGTCCATCGATAACTCCTGGTGCCGGTCTAATGAGACCGGTTCCATAACCGTGCCCGAAGGCATTGCCCATTTTCTGGAGCACCAGCAATTCAAGAAGGAATCCGGAGATGTCAGCATGGAATTCGCCCGTTTCGGCGCTTCCTACAACGCCGGGACCGGTAATACCTCGACCACCTACTACTTCCAGAGCGCGGATAATTTCCTGGATAACCTGAATATCCTTTTGAAGGTGGTGATGACCTCATATTTCAATCCCGAGAACGTGGCCAAGGAAAAATCCATCATCGAGCAGGAACTCCGCATGTATAATGACATGCCGGGTTTCAAGGTCTATGACAACCTGATGAGCAATCTCTACAAATACCACCCGGTCCGGATTTCCATCGGCGGCACGGTCGCCAGTGTCCGGACCATCACCCCGGAACTGCTGGCCAAATGCTACCAAACATTCTACCAGCCGGCCAATATGGTTCTGGTCATCTGCGGCGACTTTACGGAGTCCCGTAGGGGCGACCCGGAAGCGGATATTGATAAGATTATCCAGGCGCTTAACCAAAGCCCGTATCTCCAGGGCCGGGCCGACGAAACCGGGATTATCCGCAATATGCCGGACGAACCGGCTGAAATAAACAGCCATTCCAAGGAAGAAAAGATGTCCACCAGCACCTCGAGTCTTTTAATCGGCTATAAGGAAACTCGGACCGGACTGGAAGGCATACCGCTGCTCAAACAGAATATTCTGAGCGATATGCTGCTGGACCTGATTTTCAGCAAGAGTTCTAAATTATATTCCAAGCTTTATGAAGCCAAGATGATCGACGACCGGTTCGGCTGCGGCTACAGTTCGCACCAGACCTACGGCTTCACGATAATTTCAGCCGAGACCGACCGTCCCGAGGTGCTCTACCAGCGGATTATGTCCGAACTGGATAAACTGGCCCGGAATAAGATATGTTCCCGGCGGGAACTGGAAGAGCAGAAGCGCAAGATGATCGGCAAATTCACCTGGGTCTTCAATTCGCCCATGGCTGTAGCTTCGCTCTTTGCCGGTTATTACTTCAGCCGGATATTTAAGAATCCCGAGCCCGGGCAGGAGGTCTATGAGATGTCCGGCCTGATTAAAAAGATAACCACCTCCGATATCCAAAAACGCCTCAAAGAACATCTCAATCCTAAACACCACGCCATCTCTGTGGTTAAGCCTTTGGGCCGGGGCGCCGGGGCATAA
- the nadA gene encoding quinolinate synthase NadA yields the protein MNSSIISGIEQLKKERRSVILAHNYQHPDVQDIADYVGDSLGLAQTAAQTDAKVIVFCGVHFMAETAAILCPDKIVLMPDPQAGCPMANMITTRELRELKKQYPDAVVVTYVNSSAAIKAESDYCCTSSNAVKVVESIPKNKRIIFIPDQHLGHYVQTQTKRDMILWRGYCPTHRRILAEDIIRKKELYPDALVVVHPECATEVVNLADQVASTSGILGYCRESKAKTFIIGTEIGLIHRLKKESPDKIFMAASDLADCPNMKLNTPEKILWSLEDMTYQITVQEKITHLAIKSIQRMLSVV from the coding sequence ATGAATTCATCAATAATTTCCGGCATTGAGCAGCTGAAGAAAGAGCGCCGGTCCGTTATCCTGGCCCATAATTACCAGCATCCGGATGTCCAGGATATCGCCGATTACGTGGGTGACTCCCTGGGCCTGGCTCAGACCGCCGCCCAGACCGATGCCAAGGTCATCGTCTTCTGCGGCGTGCATTTCATGGCTGAAACCGCGGCCATCCTCTGCCCAGATAAAATTGTTCTGATGCCTGACCCGCAGGCCGGCTGCCCGATGGCTAATATGATTACAACCCGGGAACTGCGCGAACTTAAGAAGCAATATCCGGACGCCGTCGTGGTTACTTATGTCAACAGCAGCGCGGCTATCAAGGCCGAGAGCGATTACTGCTGCACCTCATCCAACGCGGTCAAGGTGGTAGAAAGTATTCCCAAAAACAAACGGATTATCTTTATCCCGGACCAGCACCTGGGCCACTATGTCCAGACCCAGACCAAACGCGATATGATTCTCTGGCGCGGATATTGCCCGACCCACCGCAGAATCCTGGCTGAAGATATCATCAGGAAAAAAGAACTTTACCCGGATGCCCTGGTGGTGGTCCATCCGGAATGCGCCACCGAGGTAGTGAATCTGGCTGACCAGGTCGCCTCGACCAGCGGAATATTGGGATATTGCCGCGAGTCAAAGGCAAAGACGTTCATCATCGGAACGGAAATCGGGCTGATTCACCGGCTCAAGAAAGAAAGTCCGGATAAAATATTTATGGCCGCATCGGATTTGGCGGACTGCCCGAACATGAAACTCAACACGCCGGAAAAGATTCTCTGGTCGCTGGAAGACATGACATATCAGATAACAGTCCAGGAAAAGATTACCCACCTGGCGATCAAATCAATTCAAAGAATGCTCTCCGTAGTGTAA